The Gemmatimonadales bacterium sequence GCCCGAAGTCGCCGGGAGTGCCCGGTGACCTTTCCATCGCTCCCCTGCTTCCCCTGTCCGCACGACTCCGCCTGCTGCGCCCACGGCTCCACCCTCGCCGAGGAGGAGGCGGCCGCGATCACGGCTCGGTATGGCGACGACCGGATCTACCTGACCCGGTGGGGCGAGTGGCGCACCCGCGTCAAGGGAGGGCGCTGCGCCTTCCTCGTGGACAATGCCTGTGAGTTGCACGACCAGCCGTTCTATCCGTTGGTGTGCCGGGGGTTTCCCTGGACCGATTCGGAAACCGGCGGTCCCTATGAATTCGACCGGACGATCTGCCCCGAGTTCGAGCAGCGCCCGGAGTTGGTGAACATCAACCCATTTCTCGGCCGCAACGGTGGCCGGAAGGGATAGGTGGACGGTGTCAGCTCCTTTTCGTAGCCTCGCATCGACGCTGATCGGTGTCACGATCGCGCTTGGTTTCCTGACCGTCCCGGCGGCCGCCCAGGAGGATGCCGCGCTGACGCACGCGCGGGCCTTGCTCAAGACCGTCCCGCTCATCGACGGCCACAACGACCTGCCGTGGGAAATCCGGATGTCGGAAACCGCGCCGATGGACGTGAAGGCCTACAACCTGAACATGAAGACACAGGGCAACACCGATATTGCGCGCCTTCGTGCGGGCGAAGTCGGTGCGCAGTTCTGGTCGATTTACGTCCCCGGCGAAGCGAAGGATTCGGGATACGCGAAGATGCAACTGGAGGAGTTTGACATCGCCAAGCGCATGATCGCGATGTATCCGAAGGACCTCCAGTTCGTCACCACCGCCGACGGGATCGAGCAGGCGTTCAAGGCCGGCAAGATCGGTTCCCTCCTCGGCATGGAGGGCGGGCATGTCATTGAGAACTCGCTCGGCGCCCTCCGCTCGTACTATGACCTCGGCGCCCGGTACATGACGCTGACCCACAACGTCACCCTCGACTGGGCGGACGCGGCACTGGACAGCGCGAGGCACAATGGCCTGACGCCCTTTGGCCGCGAGGTGGTGCGGGAGATGAACCGGCTGGGGATGATGGTGGACCTGAGCCACGTCTCGCCCGCCGTCATGAGCAACGTGCTCGACGTCACCGAGTCGCCGGTGATCTTTTCCCACTCGTCGGCCCGGGCCATCACCGACCACAAGCGGAATGTCCCCGATTCAATCCTCAAGCGTCTGCCGAAGAATGGCGGCGTCGTGATGGTGACGTTCGTGCCATCCTTCGTGAACCCGCAGTTCGGCGCGTGGGAGGCCTCGATGGATTCGGTGATTGCGGCGGGAATGGCCGCCACCCACGATTCGGCCGCCGTGCGGGCGCAGCTGCGCGCGTGGCGCAAGGAGCATCCCCTCCCTCCCGCGACGTTGAGCGACGTGGCCGACCACATCGAGCACATCCGCCAGGTGGCGGGCGTCGATCATATCGGGCTCGGAAGCGACTTCGACGGGATGGGCCCGAACGCGCCGGTCGGGCTCACGGATGTCTCCATGTTCCCCGATCTCTTTGCGGAATTGATTCGGCGCGGGTGGAAGGA is a genomic window containing:
- a CDS encoding YkgJ family cysteine cluster protein — translated: MTFPSLPCFPCPHDSACCAHGSTLAEEEAAAITARYGDDRIYLTRWGEWRTRVKGGRCAFLVDNACELHDQPFYPLVCRGFPWTDSETGGPYEFDRTICPEFEQRPELVNINPFLGRNGGRKG
- a CDS encoding dipeptidase, with amino-acid sequence MSAPFRSLASTLIGVTIALGFLTVPAAAQEDAALTHARALLKTVPLIDGHNDLPWEIRMSETAPMDVKAYNLNMKTQGNTDIARLRAGEVGAQFWSIYVPGEAKDSGYAKMQLEEFDIAKRMIAMYPKDLQFVTTADGIEQAFKAGKIGSLLGMEGGHVIENSLGALRSYYDLGARYMTLTHNVTLDWADAALDSARHNGLTPFGREVVREMNRLGMMVDLSHVSPAVMSNVLDVTESPVIFSHSSARAITDHKRNVPDSILKRLPKNGGVVMVTFVPSFVNPQFGAWEASMDSVIAAGMAATHDSAAVRAQLRAWRKEHPLPPATLSDVADHIEHIRQVAGVDHIGLGSDFDGMGPNAPVGLTDVSMFPDLFAELIRRGWKDSDLKKLAGENMLRVLRANEATAKRLQATRQPSTKTIQEMDAPGTT